In Haliaeetus albicilla chromosome 2, bHalAlb1.1, whole genome shotgun sequence, a single genomic region encodes these proteins:
- the HOXA4 gene encoding homeobox protein Hox-A4: MTMSSFLINSNYIEPKFPPCEEYTQHGGSAGSSAGYHPHHPHPHAPPPPPPPPPPPPPPHLHAAHPGPALPEYFPRPRREPGYQAPAAPPGPPPGPPPEALYPAQAPSYPQAPYSYSSAGSAAPGPEQPPPGASPPPPPPPPPAKGHPGPPQPLLPGHALQRRCEAAPAAGAGTGPGCPLLPDKSLPGLKGKEPVVYPWMKKIHVSTVNPNYNGGEPKRSRTAYTRQQVLELEKEFHFNRYLTRRRRIEIAHTLCLSERQVKIWFQNRRMKWKKDHKLPNTKMRSSNQSTLSQQSKAQTQGHPHPLDGATPNAAAL; encoded by the exons ATGACCATGAGTTCGTTTTTGATAAACTCCAACTACATCGAGCCCAAATTCCCTCCCTGCGAGGAGTACACGCAGCACGGCGGCAGCGCCGGCAGCTCCGCCGGCTACCACCCGCACCACCCGCACCCGcacgccccgccgccgccgccgccgccgccgccgccgccgccgccgccgcaccTGCACGCCGCGCACCCGGGCCCGGCGCTGCCCGAGTACTTCCCGCGGCCGCGCCGGGAACCGGGCTACCAGGCTCCTGCggcgccgccggggccgccgccggggccgcctcCCGAGGCGCTCTACCCCGCGCAGGCACCCTCCTACCCCCAGGCGCCCTACAGCTACAGCAGCGCCGGCAGCGCCGCCCCGGGCCCCGAGCAGCCACCCCCGGgcgcctcgccgccgccgccgccgccgccgccgcccgccaaGGGCCACCCCGGCCcgccccagcccctgctcccaggCCATGCCCTGCAGCGCCGCTGCGaagcggcccccgccgccggggccggcaCCGGGCCTGGCTGCCCGCTGCTGCCCGACAAGAGCCTGCCCGGGCTGAAGGGGAAGGAGCCGGTGGTCTACCCCTGGATGAAGAAGATCCATGTGAGCACGG TCAATCCCAATTACAACGGAGGGGAGCCCAAGAGGTCTCGCACTGCCTACACCAGACAGCAGGTCctggagctggagaaggagTTCCACTTCAACCGCTACCTGACCAGGAGGCGACGCATCGAGATCGCGCACACCCTCTGCCTCTCCGAGCGCCAGGTCAAGATCTGGTTCCAGAACAGGCGCATGAAGTGGAAGAAAGACCATAAACTGCCTAACACAAAGATGCGCTCCTCAAACCAGTCCACACTGAGCCAGCAGTCCAAAGCACAGACACAGGGCCACCCCCATCCTCTCGATGGGGCTACACCCAACGCAGCCGCGCTATAA